A genomic region of Planktothrix serta PCC 8927 contains the following coding sequences:
- the coaE gene encoding dephospho-CoA kinase (Dephospho-CoA kinase (CoaE) performs the final step in coenzyme A biosynthesis.), translating into MRLIGLTGGIGTGKTTVSNYLAITYQLPIWDADLYAREAVKPDSPILKPIVDRYGSDILLSDGNLNRQRLASLIFSDSSEKTWLEQQIHPFVRDCFLNNIQQLKATKIAPSDLTSPRSADGVLVIPLLFESQMTDLVTEIWVVYCPPEQQYLRLIQREKMNYNRILTLEEAEARINSQMPLEEKCQQADVILYNSSTPEELFKQVDVAIQQKQISQERKTKVKIKISEDRD; encoded by the coding sequence ATGCGTTTAATTGGTCTAACTGGAGGGATAGGAACAGGGAAAACCACCGTCTCCAACTATCTTGCTATCACTTACCAACTGCCGATTTGGGATGCGGATTTATATGCACGAGAAGCAGTAAAACCCGATTCCCCCATTCTCAAACCGATTGTTGACCGCTATGGGAGCGATATTTTACTTTCTGATGGTAACTTAAATCGCCAACGATTAGCCAGTCTAATCTTTTCAGACTCATCAGAGAAAACGTGGCTAGAACAACAGATTCACCCCTTTGTTCGAGATTGTTTTCTTAACAATATTCAACAATTAAAAGCAACAAAAATTGCTCCTTCTGATCTGACCTCCCCCCGATCTGCTGATGGGGTCTTAGTGATTCCGTTATTATTTGAATCTCAAATGACCGATTTAGTCACCGAGATTTGGGTGGTTTATTGTCCTCCAGAACAACAATATTTGAGGTTAATTCAACGGGAAAAAATGAATTATAATCGAATTTTAACCCTAGAAGAAGCTGAAGCTCGAATTAATAGCCAAATGCCTTTAGAAGAAAAATGTCAACAGGCGGATGTGATTTTATATAATTCTTCAACACCAGAGGAATTGTTTAAACAAGTGGATGTGGCTATCCAACAAAAACAGATAAGTCAGGAGCGGAAAACTAAAGTTAAAATAAAGATCAGTGAGGATAGGGATTAA
- a CDS encoding adenylate/guanylate cyclase domain-containing protein: protein MMYINQIHTSASQIRLEKLIKERLKPDADREKIDAQIWDLFGEVWAIMFTDLCGFSRGVERFGIIHFLQLIYESERLFVPCIDEYDGIVIKSEGDSLMVVFRLVNKALDCAIAMQKAAQAYNQDKTDEEKILLSIGLGYGRILKIGDADIFGAEVNAASKLGEDIGKAWEILATVAVTEQIKKRSNIQLELLSTVTPGTSQAFKIIYQMN, encoded by the coding sequence ATGATGTATATTAATCAAATCCATACCAGTGCGTCTCAAATTCGACTGGAGAAATTAATCAAAGAACGTTTAAAACCGGATGCAGATAGAGAAAAAATTGATGCTCAGATTTGGGATTTATTTGGCGAAGTTTGGGCGATCATGTTTACCGATTTATGCGGATTTTCCAGAGGGGTTGAAAGATTTGGAATTATTCACTTTTTACAACTCATTTATGAGTCTGAACGATTATTTGTCCCTTGTATTGATGAATATGATGGGATTGTAATTAAATCCGAAGGGGATAGTTTAATGGTGGTTTTTCGGTTGGTGAATAAAGCGTTAGACTGTGCGATCGCTATGCAAAAAGCTGCCCAAGCTTATAATCAAGATAAAACCGATGAAGAAAAAATTTTATTATCCATTGGATTAGGATATGGCAGAATCTTGAAAATTGGCGATGCTGATATTTTTGGGGCGGAAGTGAATGCAGCGAGTAAATTAGGGGAAGATATTGGGAAAGCTTGGGAAATTTTAGCCACTGTAGCCGTTACTGAACAAATTAAAAAACGGTCGAATATTCAACTCGAACTTCTCTCAACAGTTACCCCCGGTACGTCACAAGCCTTTAAAATTATTTATCAAATGAATTGA
- the psb28 gene encoding photosystem II reaction center protein Psb28: MTTSVQFINGLDEEISGISLRKRKDSETKIVVLLFDHLQAIERLRAYRQQITNLWLRDEEGEIKVTPTGVKFFFAEDEDLSKVECSFEVDSEAVFERVMRFLHRYADENGFQFQPT, encoded by the coding sequence ATGACAACCTCTGTACAATTTATTAACGGATTAGATGAAGAAATTAGCGGGATTAGCCTGCGGAAACGCAAAGACTCGGAGACTAAAATCGTTGTTTTGCTATTTGATCATCTCCAAGCTATAGAAAGATTAAGAGCCTATCGCCAACAAATCACAAATTTGTGGTTACGCGATGAAGAAGGAGAAATTAAAGTCACCCCCACTGGCGTTAAATTCTTTTTTGCAGAAGACGAGGATCTTTCTAAAGTTGAATGTTCTTTTGAAGTAGACTCAGAAGCAGTTTTTGAACGAGTCATGCGGTTTTTACACCGTTATGCAGATGAAAATGGATTTCAATTCCAACCGACTTAA
- a CDS encoding T3SS (YopN, CesT) and YbjN peptide-binding chaperone 1 produces MEFQTAMQEACYNKVATWMRELYGKFPCAREDVPGLAMVMGSALVEVFVFPWEKDDAVINARSYVVTDVELSPDLLHFLLRENNIMRFGAFGIDEHGDIIFEHTIVGSTCDKVELEASVNAVLDIADDYDDKIVERWGGRRALDRIAS; encoded by the coding sequence ATGGAGTTTCAAACCGCAATGCAAGAAGCTTGTTATAACAAAGTTGCCACCTGGATGCGAGAGTTATATGGCAAATTTCCTTGTGCTAGAGAAGATGTGCCAGGATTAGCAATGGTCATGGGTTCGGCATTGGTTGAGGTATTTGTGTTTCCTTGGGAAAAAGATGATGCCGTTATTAATGCTCGGTCTTATGTGGTTACGGATGTGGAACTTTCCCCAGATTTATTACATTTTCTACTGCGAGAAAATAATATTATGAGATTTGGAGCCTTTGGGATTGATGAACACGGAGATATTATTTTTGAGCATACGATTGTGGGTTCTACCTGTGATAAAGTCGAGTTAGAAGCCTCTGTTAACGCCGTACTAGATATTGCGGATGATTATGATGATAAAATTGTAGAACGTTGGGGAGGAAGACGCGCTTTAGACCGAATTGCTAGTTAA
- a CDS encoding AAA family ATPase, with product MTNLFDGFDQLFELAKTLDEKIKSGEIKTDVQIGSRTSIPKMGNIPRSNSNFHSVIITPPASDTQEEHNNFTPQNSNPESNISEVGGLGDVIQQLRELVELPLKRPELLAKLGLEPTRGVLFVGPPGTGKTLTARAFAEELGVSYIAIVGPEVMGKYYGEAEAKLRQIFEKATKSAPCIVFIDEIDSLAPHRSQVEGEVEKRLVAQLLGLMDGFAKTQGVIVLASTNRPDAIDPALRRPGRFDKEIRFRVPDRNGRLEILNILTQSMPLQTVNLEEIADLSVGFVGADLKATCQAAAYTALRRQVPSLDAPVPDQLYITQQDFITALTEIKPSVLRSVEVETPNISWEQIGGLESIKQTLQDSVEGQLLYPELYQQTGAKAPRGILLWGPPGTGKTLLAKAIASQSRANFIAVNGPELLSRWVGAAEAAVRELFAKARQAPPCVIFIDEIDSLAPIRGAYMGDSGVSDRVVGQLLTELDGLQNTSEILLIGATNRPEAIDPALLRAGRLDLQLKVDLPDVNSRLAILQVHNKNRPLVNIDLTNWATQTEGWNGADLALLSNQAALEAIRRYRREGLTNPKEISITPEDFRLGYEILMLNRTQSKS from the coding sequence ATGACTAATTTATTTGATGGGTTTGATCAATTATTTGAACTTGCAAAAACTTTAGATGAAAAAATTAAAAGTGGAGAAATCAAAACCGATGTGCAAATTGGTTCTCGCACCAGTATTCCCAAGATGGGGAATATTCCTAGAAGCAATAGCAATTTCCATTCTGTAATTATTACTCCTCCCGCTTCTGACACTCAAGAAGAACACAATAATTTTACCCCCCAAAATTCTAATCCTGAATCCAATATTTCAGAAGTGGGAGGATTAGGAGATGTAATTCAACAATTACGAGAATTAGTTGAACTGCCTTTAAAACGTCCTGAATTGTTAGCAAAATTAGGCTTAGAACCCACTCGTGGCGTGTTATTTGTCGGCCCACCCGGAACCGGAAAAACCTTAACAGCGAGGGCTTTTGCTGAAGAATTAGGAGTTAGTTATATTGCCATTGTCGGCCCGGAAGTCATGGGCAAATATTATGGGGAAGCTGAAGCCAAATTAAGACAAATATTTGAAAAAGCCACAAAATCTGCTCCTTGTATTGTTTTTATTGATGAAATTGATAGTTTAGCTCCCCATCGTTCCCAAGTCGAAGGAGAAGTGGAAAAACGATTAGTGGCTCAATTATTAGGATTAATGGATGGTTTTGCTAAAACTCAAGGCGTGATTGTTTTAGCCTCAACAAATCGCCCCGATGCGATTGATCCAGCACTCCGACGTCCGGGGAGATTTGATAAAGAAATTCGCTTTCGAGTTCCTGATAGAAATGGGCGCTTAGAAATCCTCAATATTTTAACACAATCGATGCCCTTACAAACGGTTAATTTAGAAGAAATTGCCGATTTATCTGTGGGATTTGTAGGAGCAGATTTAAAAGCAACTTGTCAAGCCGCAGCTTATACTGCTTTACGTCGTCAGGTTCCCTCTTTAGATGCTCCTGTTCCTGATCAATTATATATTACTCAACAGGATTTTATCACCGCTTTAACAGAAATTAAACCCTCAGTTTTACGGTCTGTGGAAGTGGAAACTCCGAATATTTCCTGGGAACAAATCGGGGGTTTAGAGAGTATTAAACAGACGTTACAAGACTCTGTAGAAGGTCAGTTACTTTATCCAGAATTATATCAACAAACTGGAGCCAAAGCCCCTCGTGGAATTTTGCTTTGGGGGCCACCGGGAACGGGTAAAACCTTATTAGCAAAAGCGATCGCATCCCAATCTAGGGCTAATTTTATTGCGGTCAATGGCCCGGAATTATTAAGTCGTTGGGTCGGAGCCGCCGAAGCCGCTGTACGAGAATTATTTGCTAAAGCTAGACAAGCGCCTCCCTGTGTTATTTTTATTGATGAAATTGATAGTTTAGCTCCCATACGAGGTGCTTATATGGGAGATTCAGGGGTCAGCGATCGCGTTGTCGGACAATTATTAACGGAATTAGACGGTCTACAAAATACCTCTGAAATCTTATTAATTGGAGCCACAAACCGCCCCGAAGCTATCGATCCTGCCCTATTAAGAGCCGGACGATTAGACCTACAATTAAAAGTCGATTTACCCGATGTTAATAGTCGTTTAGCGATTCTCCAAGTTCATAATAAAAACCGTCCTTTAGTTAATATTGATTTAACGAATTGGGCAACCCAAACTGAAGGTTGGAATGGAGCAGATCTAGCGTTATTGAGTAATCAAGCTGCCTTAGAAGCCATTCGTCGCTATCGTCGGGAAGGGTTAACAAATCCTAAAGAAATTTCAATTACTCCTGAAGATTTTCGTTTAGGATATGAAATATTAATGTTAAATCGAACTCAATCAAAATCTTAG
- a CDS encoding C1 family peptidase — protein MPLNINPLGWLPDYPDSRDLTLNDIIIKENTSQSQDCTELQIVKVIEKLVSHNQENKTIIENLKKIIKKDQNQISFLQCQSETKVFLYRRTRNYWVKELQKKLDLIFKTICETAFQYSDLNPEYLDLNPEYLENLPLENGYFGEATHNLMIYFKEVWELPSQSSIVDFDYNSDQEKEIKYYQYCPNRTIYKILDTIYQGIFQNKHNKNLIKFGDFDFGKKVSTVKEKLERLNYFPFSEQENYKKSKCFFGYKTDLVVEFFQGFNGLQADGIVGKITLDKLEEIEKSEIKKEKIIEDGIGITYLQRRLSQDFGITKIKVTGALDDDTKIEINRVIDIDEELLLDSEITMESVKKFLIKIVKQAENYKKYCLSQTVVFSDLTQNLNNNHPKNSTLLMVEQPISKNIIDTFEKELNLIKQTDKNNDNMIIIPIIYPLIQLVIKNLSDMGIHGQSDYEKMITQAINLVNIILAADQNSSSCNPSNSGENYLQDQQFSNNMDQRTQFLFEFLKGRKSGESQVDLKLIYHSLSQAERKRLTFLIFTTLDQIESIISEIEVKIEVKNETDLKQLKQLKTNIKNNKENIRCQLKDMLKNSNPEENDSDSFLKNISKNKTILRICNEGQKKPLQIPLVSELEAQMKTYKGSQIPIYLCLPEFIDLSHWCSPIRNQEPLNSCTACAAIALIEYFQNRNRDEYTNASVLFLYKVARKLMHRQGDVGASIRETMKAMVLFGIPPEEYWPYEPSKIDEEPTGFCYSYAQNYQTIQYFRLDTPGLLASDLLAQIKMTLVAGIPSMFGLTIYSSIYEEFNYKRGYIPVPNKKDHVEGGHAVVAVGYDDHKIIQDSVGALLIRNSWGIKWGERGYGWLPYDYIIQGLTSDWWSLLKAKWFETNNFGLGANDWKYNNDIKGEDPHKLPGK, from the coding sequence ATGCCATTAAACATCAATCCATTAGGCTGGCTACCAGATTATCCTGACTCTAGGGATCTGACACTAAATGACATTATTATCAAAGAAAATACGTCTCAAAGTCAAGATTGTACAGAATTGCAGATCGTAAAAGTAATTGAAAAACTCGTTTCGCATAATCAAGAAAACAAAACAATAATAGAAAATCTGAAGAAAATTATCAAAAAAGACCAGAATCAAATTAGTTTTTTACAATGTCAGTCTGAAACAAAAGTTTTTCTATATAGAAGAACGAGAAATTATTGGGTTAAGGAGCTCCAAAAAAAATTAGATTTGATTTTTAAAACAATTTGTGAAACTGCTTTCCAGTATTCAGACTTGAATCCTGAGTATTTAGACTTGAATCCTGAGTATTTAGAAAACTTACCCCTTGAAAATGGCTATTTTGGAGAAGCCACTCATAATCTCATGATCTATTTTAAGGAAGTTTGGGAGCTTCCGAGTCAAAGTAGTATTGTAGATTTTGATTATAATTCAGATCAAGAGAAAGAAATCAAATATTATCAATATTGTCCGAATAGGACTATTTATAAAATTTTAGATACAATTTATCAGGGAATTTTCCAGAACAAACATAACAAAAATCTAATCAAATTTGGTGATTTTGATTTTGGAAAGAAAGTAAGCACCGTAAAAGAAAAATTAGAACGTTTAAACTATTTCCCTTTTTCAGAACAAGAAAACTATAAAAAATCAAAATGTTTTTTTGGATATAAAACAGATTTAGTTGTTGAGTTTTTTCAGGGATTTAATGGCTTACAAGCAGACGGTATTGTGGGAAAAATAACTCTAGATAAGTTAGAGGAAATAGAAAAAAGTGAAATAAAAAAAGAAAAAATAATTGAAGATGGAATTGGAATTACATATTTACAGAGAAGGCTATCTCAAGATTTTGGAATTACAAAAATTAAAGTTACAGGAGCATTAGATGATGATACGAAAATAGAAATTAATCGGGTTATTGATATTGATGAAGAATTGCTGCTTGATTCAGAAATTACAATGGAAAGTGTTAAGAAGTTTTTAATCAAAATAGTTAAACAAGCTGAAAATTATAAAAAATATTGCTTGTCTCAAACTGTTGTTTTTTCTGATTTAACTCAAAACTTAAATAATAATCATCCTAAAAACTCTACTTTGTTAATGGTAGAGCAACCCATTTCTAAAAACATCATAGACACTTTTGAAAAAGAACTAAATCTTATAAAACAGACAGATAAAAACAATGATAATATGATCATTATACCAATTATTTACCCGTTAATTCAGTTGGTTATTAAGAATTTATCTGATATGGGTATTCATGGTCAATCAGATTATGAAAAAATGATTACTCAGGCTATAAATTTAGTCAATATCATTCTAGCTGCTGATCAAAATTCATCATCGTGTAACCCTTCTAATTCTGGAGAAAATTATCTTCAAGATCAGCAATTTTCAAATAATATGGATCAGCGCACACAATTTTTGTTTGAATTTCTCAAGGGAAGAAAATCTGGAGAAAGTCAAGTTGACTTAAAGCTCATCTATCACTCTTTATCTCAAGCAGAAAGAAAAAGACTGACGTTTTTGATTTTTACCACTCTCGATCAAATCGAATCAATCATTTCTGAGATAGAAGTAAAAATAGAAGTAAAAAATGAAACTGATTTAAAACAGTTAAAACAGTTAAAAACAAATATTAAGAATAACAAGGAAAATATTAGATGTCAATTAAAAGATATGCTAAAAAATTCAAATCCAGAAGAAAATGACTCAGATTCTTTTCTGAAAAATATATCTAAAAATAAGACGATTTTGCGAATTTGTAATGAAGGACAAAAAAAACCATTACAAATTCCATTAGTATCTGAACTAGAAGCCCAGATGAAGACTTATAAAGGTTCTCAGATTCCTATTTATTTGTGTTTACCAGAATTTATCGATTTAAGTCATTGGTGTTCTCCTATTAGAAATCAAGAACCATTGAACTCCTGTACAGCCTGTGCCGCCATTGCTCTAATTGAATATTTTCAAAACAGAAACCGTGATGAATATACTAATGCTTCAGTCCTTTTTTTATATAAAGTTGCACGAAAACTCATGCACCGTCAGGGAGATGTTGGTGCATCCATTCGAGAAACAATGAAAGCGATGGTTTTGTTTGGAATTCCCCCAGAAGAATATTGGCCCTATGAACCGAGCAAAATCGATGAAGAACCGACTGGTTTTTGTTATTCCTATGCTCAAAATTATCAGACGATTCAATATTTTAGGCTCGATACTCCTGGTCTTCTTGCTAGTGATTTATTAGCTCAAATTAAAATGACTTTAGTGGCGGGTATTCCCTCAATGTTTGGGTTAACGATTTACAGTTCCATTTATGAAGAATTTAACTACAAAAGAGGTTATATCCCGGTTCCAAACAAAAAAGATCACGTCGAAGGCGGTCATGCTGTTGTCGCTGTGGGCTATGATGATCATAAAATCATTCAAGACTCAGTAGGTGCATTACTGATTAGAAATTCTTGGGGTATCAAGTGGGGTGAACGGGGTTATGGTTGGTTGCCTTATGATTATATTATCCAGGGATTAACATCAGATTGGTGGTCTTTGTTGAAAGCTAAGTGGTTTGAAACTAACAATTTTGGTTTAGGGGCTAATGATTGGAAATATAATAATGATATCAAAGGGGAAGATCCACATAAACTGCCGGGCAAATAG
- a CDS encoding toll/interleukin-1 receptor domain-containing protein, giving the protein MSKKYSVFVSYADEDGAWVEGYLLNALEEAGLTCHSEAMFRLGVPRLIEFESAVKNSERTLLVISPAYLADNFAEFANLLSQYYGFDTHLWPVVGIILHPVQELPLRLKILECLDATDATKQQKVIQRICEAFQKPAPSSVEIPDCPYPGMVPFKPEDSDRFFGRQREVNDLIQHLRLYPFLAVIGASGSGKSSLVFAGLIPQLQKTQLLGKEPWKIYSMRPGTTPITTLTATLGCDPTSDEAITTKFHPSQKFLLVIDQFEEIFTQSPQEAIPFQEILLNLYKQPNFYVILTVRADFYPQLMESATFWREIKAHRYEVLPLDQTGLQEAILKPAEQANVFIESALLERLITTAAKEPGVLPLLQETLVLLWEKIERRYLPLRAYEALVLSYHNTVSNTNNKLIGIQVAIAQRADAAIAHLTDEQQIIARRVFLRLIQFGEGRADTRRQESVEALKARGDNDQIFEETLRYLADRRLLTLSGKEDKTRKVDIAHEILISSWPQLQDWIIQRREAEQTRRRLIAKVEEWGRLGKDKGGLLDEFELVEAQHWLDSPDAAELGSDDQLVALVELSKTAIEDEKQREIEAQERELKLSQKNLWITRIALTVITGVATVAIVVAGIAKHQWQEADKGQIIAKIETANARFTENPDTFDSLVAALEAGALLKKSSWSQNNPQLKADVLTVLAQGINWVKEQNRWQGHDNAIVTASFSPDGQTLATGGYDNQVKLWDQNNRFIQKLKGHNDAVMSVSFNKNSNLLATASLDQTVRLWKKQGQNWQDELTPLKDNTSIYSVSINPQDDLIATGGEDGKVKLWTPDGKPKQILIGHTESVYSVSFSPDGQTLATASKDNTIILWKRTPKEWVNVQKLTDHKDEVYSVTFSPNGKMLASADATGTIKLWKSDGTFIRDFRGHINEVFALSFSPDSQTLISGGRDNTLKTWNLQGQMLNTIKAHQDRINSLNFNPKTQALVSVSIDKMVKLWQFNNTQIRQLKGHTAEVRSVSFSPTDHIIATGSDDDRVKLWNLDGTFKRTIIENQGEIKAVNFNNKSQLLGIASANGTAFIWDIEKDSNSRKLLGHSDQVRSIDFSFDNQIIAATSYDGTTQIWNQQGQEVDTLRQHQGRVYSVSFSPIQMLMATASADGTIKLWDEQNDQRWSERKTIDNGTSVYSVAFSPDGQILATGSENNQVQLWDLQGEKIKPPFIGHQAAIWGVAFSPNGQIIASASDDKTINLWTVEGTRIVTLKGHQDEVNDVSFSHSGKTLASASSDKTVILWNVDTVTSLDQLLTQGCNWLKNYLESSKENSNDANQVQKLCSF; this is encoded by the coding sequence ATGTCCAAAAAATATTCTGTATTTGTTTCCTACGCCGATGAGGATGGCGCGTGGGTAGAAGGTTATTTATTAAATGCTTTAGAAGAAGCGGGGTTAACCTGTCATTCCGAGGCGATGTTTCGGTTAGGTGTTCCTCGATTAATTGAATTTGAAAGTGCAGTTAAAAATAGTGAACGAACCTTATTAGTAATTTCCCCTGCTTATTTAGCCGATAACTTTGCCGAATTTGCTAATTTACTGTCTCAATACTACGGATTTGATACTCATTTATGGCCAGTTGTTGGGATTATTTTGCATCCTGTTCAAGAGTTACCCCTGCGTTTAAAAATATTAGAGTGTTTGGATGCGACGGATGCGACAAAACAACAGAAAGTCATTCAACGAATTTGTGAAGCTTTCCAAAAACCTGCTCCTTCCTCAGTCGAAATTCCAGATTGTCCCTATCCGGGGATGGTTCCCTTTAAACCAGAAGATAGCGATCGCTTTTTTGGACGACAACGAGAAGTTAATGATTTAATTCAACACTTACGATTATATCCCTTTTTAGCCGTTATTGGAGCGTCAGGAAGTGGTAAATCTTCCCTGGTTTTTGCTGGGTTAATTCCCCAACTGCAAAAAACCCAATTATTAGGAAAAGAACCCTGGAAAATCTATTCCATGCGTCCAGGTACAACACCCATAACCACATTAACCGCAACATTAGGCTGTGATCCGACTTCCGATGAAGCTATCACAACAAAATTCCATCCTTCCCAAAAATTCCTATTAGTCATTGATCAATTTGAAGAAATTTTTACCCAATCTCCTCAAGAAGCGATTCCGTTTCAAGAAATCCTATTAAATCTTTATAAACAGCCTAATTTTTATGTTATTTTAACAGTTCGAGCAGATTTTTATCCTCAACTGATGGAATCTGCTACTTTCTGGCGAGAAATTAAAGCCCATCGCTATGAAGTATTACCGTTAGATCAAACGGGACTACAAGAAGCCATTCTTAAACCTGCGGAACAGGCGAATGTTTTTATAGAATCAGCATTATTAGAAAGATTAATTACAACAGCCGCAAAAGAACCCGGAGTTTTACCGTTATTACAAGAAACCCTAGTCTTATTATGGGAAAAAATAGAACGGCGATATTTACCTTTAAGGGCTTATGAAGCTTTAGTATTATCTTATCATAATACAGTATCTAATACTAATAATAAATTAATCGGAATTCAAGTGGCGATCGCGCAACGGGCAGATGCTGCGATCGCTCATTTAACTGATGAACAACAAATCATCGCCCGTCGGGTATTTTTACGTTTAATTCAGTTTGGAGAAGGGCGGGCAGATACTCGGCGACAAGAATCTGTAGAAGCTTTAAAAGCCAGGGGAGATAATGATCAAATCTTTGAAGAAACCTTACGTTATTTAGCAGATCGTCGGTTATTAACCTTAAGTGGAAAAGAGGATAAAACCCGAAAAGTTGATATTGCCCACGAAATTTTAATTAGTAGTTGGCCCCAGTTACAAGATTGGATTATTCAACGTCGAGAAGCGGAACAAACCCGTCGCCGACTGATAGCAAAAGTGGAAGAATGGGGGAGATTAGGGAAAGATAAAGGGGGATTATTAGATGAATTTGAACTCGTTGAAGCTCAACATTGGTTAGATAGTCCTGATGCAGCAGAATTAGGGAGTGATGATCAATTAGTAGCGTTAGTTGAATTAAGTAAAACGGCAATAGAGGATGAAAAACAACGAGAAATAGAAGCTCAAGAACGGGAGTTAAAACTAAGCCAAAAAAATTTATGGATTACTAGAATTGCATTGACGGTGATTACAGGAGTTGCTACTGTTGCTATTGTAGTTGCTGGGATTGCAAAACATCAATGGCAAGAAGCAGATAAAGGTCAAATTATTGCTAAAATTGAAACAGCTAATGCTCGGTTTACGGAAAATCCTGATACTTTTGATTCATTAGTCGCAGCATTAGAAGCGGGAGCACTCCTAAAAAAATCATCATGGAGTCAAAATAATCCACAACTAAAGGCGGATGTTTTAACTGTATTAGCGCAAGGAATTAATTGGGTTAAAGAACAAAATCGTTGGCAGGGGCATGATAATGCAATTGTAACAGCTAGTTTTAGTCCCGATGGTCAAACCCTTGCCACGGGTGGTTATGATAATCAAGTTAAATTGTGGGATCAGAATAACCGATTTATCCAAAAATTAAAAGGGCATAATGATGCAGTGATGAGTGTGAGTTTTAACAAAAATAGTAACCTACTCGCAACAGCTAGTTTAGATCAAACCGTTAGACTGTGGAAAAAACAAGGACAAAATTGGCAAGACGAATTAACTCCTTTAAAAGACAATACATCCATTTATAGTGTTAGTATTAATCCCCAGGATGATCTCATTGCTACAGGCGGTGAAGATGGTAAAGTTAAACTCTGGACACCTGATGGAAAACCGAAACAAATACTCATAGGACACACAGAAAGTGTTTACAGTGTCAGTTTTAGTCCTGATGGTCAAACTCTAGCAACGGCGAGCAAAGATAATACTATTATTCTTTGGAAAAGAACCCCTAAAGAATGGGTTAACGTGCAAAAATTAACCGATCATAAGGACGAAGTTTACAGTGTTACTTTTAGTCCGAATGGTAAAATGCTGGCTTCTGCTGACGCAACCGGAACGATAAAACTGTGGAAGTCTGATGGTACGTTTATCCGGGATTTTAGGGGACATATTAATGAAGTGTTTGCCCTGAGTTTTAGTCCTGATAGTCAAACTTTAATTTCTGGAGGTCGAGATAATACACTTAAAACTTGGAACTTACAAGGTCAAATGCTGAATACCATTAAAGCCCATCAAGACCGAATTAATAGCCTCAATTTTAATCCCAAGACCCAGGCTTTAGTTTCTGTCAGTATTGACAAAATGGTGAAACTTTGGCAGTTTAATAATACTCAAATTAGACAACTAAAAGGACATACTGCTGAGGTAAGAAGCGTAAGTTTTAGTCCCACCGATCATATTATTGCAACGGGTAGCGATGATGATCGGGTTAAACTTTGGAATTTAGATGGAACATTTAAAAGAACTATAATTGAGAATCAGGGAGAAATTAAGGCTGTCAACTTTAACAACAAAAGTCAGTTATTGGGAATTGCTAGTGCGAATGGAACAGCTTTTATTTGGGATATAGAGAAAGATTCAAATTCCAGAAAACTTTTAGGTCATAGCGATCAAGTTCGTAGTATTGATTTCAGTTTTGATAACCAAATTATTGCGGCCACAAGTTATGATGGAACAACTCAGATTTGGAACCAACAGGGTCAAGAAGTAGATACACTGAGACAACATCAAGGACGAGTTTATAGTGTGAGCTTCAGTCCAATTCAGATGTTAATGGCAACGGCGAGTGCAGATGGTACGATTAAACTTTGGGATGAACAGAACGATCAACGATGGAGTGAACGTAAAACAATTGATAATGGAACTTCAGTCTACAGTGTGGCATTTAGTCCTGATGGTCAAATTCTAGCCACAGGAAGTGAAAATAATCAAGTTCAGCTTTGGGATTTACAGGGTGAGAAAATTAAGCCCCCCTTTATTGGGCATCAAGCTGCCATTTGGGGTGTGGCATTTAGTCCTAATGGTCAAATTATTGCTTCTGCAAGTGATGATAAAACGATCAACCTTTGGACAGTTGAGGGAACTCGAATTGTGACTCTCAAGGGTCATCAAGATGAAGTGAATGATGTTAGTTTTAGTCACAGTGGTAAGACTCTAGCTTCTGCCAGTTCCGACAAAACAGTGATTCTCTGGAATGTTGATACTGTAACCAGTTTAGATCAGCTTTTAACCCAAGGGTGCAATTGGCTCAAAAATTATTTGGAAAGTTCCAAGGAGAATTCTAATGACGCCAATCAAGTTCAGAAACTTTGCTCTTTTTAG